In Astatotilapia calliptera chromosome 23, fAstCal1.2, whole genome shotgun sequence, a genomic segment contains:
- the LOC113015663 gene encoding protein PELPK1-like — protein sequence MLETWDINTNKNVLPPLPPLRIKPQKTQRAPIIKKQHEVVAPYAPRMLETWDINTNKNVLPPLPPLPIKPQKTQRAPIIKKQHEVVAPYAPRMLETWDINTNKNVLPPLPPLRIKPQKTQRAPIIKKQHEVVAPYAPRILETWDINTNKNVLPPLPPLPIKPQKTQRAPIIKKQHEVVAPYAPRMLETWDINTNKNVLPPLPPLPIKTQKTQRAPIIKKQHEVVAPYAPRMLETWDINTNKNVLPPLPPLPIKTQKTQRAPIIKKQHEVVAPYAPRMLETWDINTNKNVLPPLPPLPIKTQKTQRAPIIKKQHEVVAPYAPRMLETWDINTNKNVLPPLPPLPIKTQKTQRAPIIKKQHEVVAPYAPRMLETWDINTNKNVLPPLPPLPIKTQKTQRAPIIKKQHEVVAPYAPRMLETWKY from the exons ATGTTAGAGACGTGggacataaacacaaataaaaatgtacttcCACCCCTACCTCCTCTTCGTATTAAACCGCAGAAAACACAGCGTGCCCCTattattaaaaagcaacacGAGGTTGTTGCACCTTATGCACCACGCATGTTAGAGACGTGggacataaacacaaataaaaatgtacttcCACCCCTACCTCCTCTTCCTATTAAACCGCAGAAAACACAGCGTGCCCCTattattaaaaagcaacacGAGGTTGTTGCACCTTATGCACCACGCATGTTAGAGACGTGggacataaacacaaataaaaatgtacttcCACCCCTACCTCCTCTTCGTATTAAACCGCAGAAAACACAACGTGCCCCCattattaaaaagcaacacGAGGTTGTTGCACCTTATGCACCACGCAT ATTAGAGACGTGggacataaacacaaataaaaatgtacttcCACCCCTACCTCCTCTTCCTATTAAACCGCAGAAAACACAGCGTGCCCCTattattaaaaagcaacacGAGGTTGTTGCACCTTATGCACCACGCATGTTAGAGACGTGggacataaacacaaataaaaatgtacttcCACCCCTACCTCCTCTTCCTATTAAAACGCAGAAAACACAGCGTGCCCCTattattaaaaagcaacacGAGGTTGTTGCACCTTATGCACCACGCATGTTAGAGACGTGggacataaacacaaataaaaatgtacttcCACCCCTACCTCCTCTTCCTATTAAAACGCAGAAAACACAGCGTGCCCCTattattaaaaagcaacacGAGGTTGTTGCACCTTATGCACCACGCATGTTAGAGACGTGggacataaacacaaataaaaatgtacttcCACCCCTACCTCCTCTTCCTATTAAAACGCAGAAAACACAGCGTGCCCCTattattaaaaagcaacacGAGGTTGTTGCACCTTATGCACCACGCATGTTAGAGACGTGggacataaacacaaataaaaatgtacttcCACCCCTACCTCCTCTTCCTATTAAAACGCAGAAAACACAGCGTGCCCCTattattaaaaagcaacacGAGGTTGTTGCACCTTATGCACCACGCATGTTAGAGACGTGggacataaacacaaataaaaatgtacttcCACCCCTACCTCCTCTTCCTATTAAAACGCAGAAAACACAGCGTGCCCCTattattaaaaagcaacacGAGGTTGTTGCACCTTATGCACCACGCATGTTAGAGACGTGGAAATATTAA